In the Phaseolus vulgaris cultivar G19833 chromosome 7, P. vulgaris v2.0, whole genome shotgun sequence genome, one interval contains:
- the LOC137828444 gene encoding uncharacterized protein: MALRGLSTVAVAVAVTASVYPPGSRCRVDKGTPRLCCGARFPSSGRRISVACKAVGEKQQGPVDETILYDGIYGPWTIDDSDVREVILYRSGLVTTATSFVVAAAAAAFLPDNTSLSTTLKQNLDLFYVLGSGGLGLSLFLIHIYVSEIKRALQALWVLGVLGSATTYFTLAQPANKNLIQYVVDNPSAIWFVGPLFAALTGLVFKEGLCYGKLEAGLLTFVIPTVLLGHLTGLMDDGVKLTLLASWMTLFVIFAARKFTQPIKDDIGDKSVFMFNSLPDDERKTLLEKLEQQNS, encoded by the exons ATGGCATTGCGAGGATTGAGTACGGTGGCGGTGGCGGTGGCGGTGACGGCGTCAGTATACCCTCCAGGTTCACGATGCAGAGTTGACAAGGGCACTCCAAGGTTATGTTGTGGTGCTCGCTTTCCTTCTTCTGGACGCAGAATCTCTGTAGCGTGTAAAGCTGTTGGAGAAAAGCAACAAGGTCCCGTCGACGAAACCATTCTTTACGACGGAATATATGGCCCGTGGACCATTGACGACTCCGATGTTCGAGAG GTGATTTTGTACCGATCAGGATTGGTAACAACTGCTACATCATTTGTGGTCGCCGCCGCCGCCGCTGCCTTTTTACCAGATAACACCTCCTTAAGTACTACTCTGAAGCAAAATCTTGATCTATTTTATGTCCTTGGATCTGGTGGATTGGGTTTATCGTTATTCTTGATTCATATCTATGTTTCTGAGATCAAGCGCGCCCTACAAGCACTGTGGGTGCTGGGTGTTCTTGGATCGGCTACAACCTACTTCACCCTTGCTCAACCAGCTAATAAAAATCTAATACAATATGTGGTCGACAACCCATCAGCTATCTGGTTTGTCGGTCCTCTTTTTGCTGCCCTCACAGGACTTGTCTTCAAGGAAG GACTCTGCTATGGCAAGCTAGAAGCTGGACTTCTTACGTTTGTTATTCCTACGGTTCTTCTAGGGCATTTG ACTGGTTTGATGGATGATGGAGTTAAGCTTACTTTACTTGCTTCGTGGATGACTCTTTTTGTGATATTTGCTGCAAGGAAATTCACCCAACCCATCAAG GATGACATCGGGGACAAGTCCGTTTTCATGTTCAATTCCCTCCCTGATGACGAAAGGAAAACCTTGCTTGAGAAATTAGAACAGCAAAACTCATAA
- the LOC137828456 gene encoding trihelix transcription factor ASR3-like isoform X1: MALEQELSLGQSRNPNPVDGVDVRGEGGDEGGKAPRLPRWTRQEILVLIQGKRDAENKFRRGRTAGLPLGSGQVEPKWASVSSYCRKHGVNRGPVQCRKRWSNLAGDYKKIREWESQLREDSDSFWVMRNDLRRDRKLPGFFDKEVYDILDSGSQAPPPLPLALPSPPSITVTVCKDMDMDSKRGSAPAPSPAPADPAEPHLYDSNRSVPVEDGLFSDFEQDEFSASPEKKDILPPSNRDFPAPIPLSEKQYQPLLRGCQGEGVTNEKRRTPNPEMGSSSQGERKRKRLASDGGEESLQIHLIDVLERNGKMLSAQLEAQNINFQLDREQRKVHGSNLVAVLDKLADALGRIADKL; the protein is encoded by the exons ATGGCTTTAGAGCAGGAATTGTCGCTGGGTCAGAGTAGGAATCCGAACCCAGTTGACGGCGTGGATGTTCGGGGGGAGGGTGGAGATGAGGGAGGGAAAGCCCCGAGACTGCCTCGGTGGACAAGGCAAGAAATTCTGGTTCTGATACAGGGAAAGAGAGACGCTGAGAACAAGTTCAGGAGGGGTCGAACGGCCGGATTGCCATTAGGGTCGGGTCAGGTCGAGCCCAAATGGGCTTCAGTTTCTTCCTACTGCAGAAAGCATGGAGTCAACAGAGGTCCTGTTCAGTGCCGGAAAAGGTGGAGCAATTTGGCCGGAGACTACAAGAAGATCAGAGAATGGGAGTCTCAGCTAAGGGAGGACTCCGATTCCTTTTGGGTCATGAGAAACGATTTAAGGAGAGACAGGAAATTGCCCGGTTTTTTCGACAAGGAGGTTTATGATATTCTCGATTCAGGCTCCCAAGCTCCTCCGCCGTTGCCTCTCGCTCTTCCGTCGCCTCCATCAATCACAGTAACGGTCTGCAAGGACATGGACATGGACTCCAAAAGAGGGTCTGCCCCTGCCCCTTCCCCTGCCCCTGCTGATCCTGCGGAGCCTCATCTCTATGATAGTAATCGCAGTGTGCCTGTTGAGGATGGCTTGTTCTCAGATTTTGAACAAGATGAATTCTCTGCCAGTCCTGAGAAAAAGGACATTTTGCCGCCCTCCAACAGGGACTTTCCTGCTCCCATTCCTCTATCAG AAAAGCAATATCAACCACTCCTCCGTGGATGCCAAGGGGAAG GTGTGACTAACGAGAAACGGAGAACTCCAAATCCAGAAATGGGTTCAAGTTCTCAAGGAGAGCGGAAAAGGAAGCGATTAGCAAGTGATGGAGGGGAGGAGAGTTTGCAAATTCATTTAATTGATGTCTTAGAAAGAAATGGGAAGATGCTAAGTGCTCAACTTGAAGCGCAGAATATAAATTTCCAGTTGGATCGTGAGCAGCGGAAAGTCCATGGTAGTAATTTGGTTGCTGTGCTTGATAAGCTTGCAGATGCTCTAGGGAGAATCGCTGATAAATTATAG
- the LOC137827707 gene encoding coiled-coil domain-containing protein SCD2 produces the protein MERKWSSESGNVMSSSPSHSRNGHSRSSSLTLTATGISTVKRTQNVAAKAAAQRLAQVMASQTADDDADDDDDDDLGFRYTAPPPLSLSRNSAKTLRSPSPAAVPRNFSEESMYLRPAPAPAPAPAPTPPVTNRPPLSLRTPAPVPSLDPPIPNNKPKDKRFPFDTGLVLPKDSGLQREASVLRDEVDMLQEDNESILDKLRLEEERCKESEARVRELEKQVASLGEGVSLEAKLLSRKEAALRQREAALKNAKDSNDGVDKEIISLQAEIENAKVETEAAVKQLNGAESEVKALQSMTQRMILTQKEMEEVVLKRCWLARYWGLAAKYGICADVAVSKYELWSSLAPLPFEVVVSAGQKAKEECWEKGDDAIEKRSKIVPDLNDLTGEGNIESMLSVEMGLKELASLKVEDAIVQALAQQRRPNSARQLVSDIKSPGDPKFMEAFELSPEESEDVLFKEAWLTFFWRRAKVHGIEEDIAKERLQFWIGRSGHSPTSHDAVDVEQGLSELRKLGIEHRLWEASRKEVDQDLTIARKWTSL, from the exons atggAGCGGAAGTGGAGCAGTGAATCTGGGAATGTGATGTCGTCGTCACCGTCACACTCCCGTAACGGCCATTCTCGTTCTTCCTCACTCACTCTCACTGCAACTGGAATTTCAACCGTCAAACGGACTCAGAATGTTGCTGCCAAAGCCGCTGCTCAGCGCCTCGCTCAGGTCATGGCTTCTCAGACTGCCGACGACGACGCCGACGATGACGACGACGATGATCTAGGTTTTCGCTACACTGCTCCGCCACCTCTCTCTCTTTCCAGGAACTCTGCTAAGACTCTTAGATCGCCATCTCCTGCCGCG GTACCTCGAAATTTCTCAGAAGAATCAATGTATCTTCGGCCAGCTCCAGCACCAGCACCAGCTCCAGCACCAACTCCACCTGTTACTAACAGACCTCCGCTAAGCCTCAGAACTCCAGCTCCTGTTCCTTCCTTAGACCCTCCCATTCCTAATAATAAGCCCAAAGATAAAAG ATTTCCGTTTGATACTGGGCTCGTTCTACCAAAAGATTCAGGACTTCAGCGTGAGGCTTCTGTACTTCGTGATGag GTTGATATGCTGCAGGAAGACAATGAAAGTATTCTAGACAAG CTTAGACTCGAGGAAGAGAGATGCAAGGAATCAGAGGCCAGAGTTAGGGAGCTTGAGAAGCAG GTTGCTTCCCTCGGAGAAGGTGTATCTTTGGAAGCCAAACTCTTGAGCAG AAAGGAAGCAGCATTGCGTCAAAGAGAG GCTGCGCTTAAGAATGCGAAAGACTCAAATGATGGAGTTGATAAGGAAATCATATCTCTACAGGCTGAAATTGAG AATGCAAAAGTTGAGACTGAGGCCGCAGTAAAACAGCTTAATGGAGCTGAATCTGAAGTAAAGGCTCTTCAATCGATGACTCAAAGAATGATATTAACTCAGAAAGAAATG GAAGAAGTTGTTCTAAAGAGGTGTTGGCTTGCGCGTTATTGGGGTTTAGCTGCAAAATATG GCATCTGTGCAGACGTTGCAGTTTCGAAGTACGAACTTTGGTCATCCTTAGCCCCTCTTCCATTTGAGGTCGTTGTTTCTGCTGGACAAAAGGCTAAGGAGGAATGCTGGGAAAAAG GTGATGATGCAATTGAGAAGAGGAGCAAAATTGTTCCTGACTTAAATGATCTTACTGGAGAAGGAAATATTGAAAGTATGCTTTCTGTTGAAATGGGACTAAAGGAGCTTGCTTCTTTAAAG GTTGAGGATGCAATTGTGCAAGCATTAGCTCAACAGCGGCGTCCAAATTCTGCTCGACAATTAGTCTCAG ATATTAAATCACCTGGGGACCCTAAGTTTATGGAAGCCTTTG AATTGAGTCCAGAGGAGTCTGAGGATGTTCTTTTCAAGGAG GCTTGGCTGACATTTTTTTGGAGAAGAGCGAAGGTTCATGGTATAGAGGAGGACATAGCCAAAGAACGCCTTCAGTTTTGGATTGGTCGGAGTGGACATTCACCTACATCGCATGATGCTGTTGATG TTGAGCAAGGACTCTCTGAGCTCAGGAAACTGGGGATTGAACATCGACTTTGGGAAGCATCCAGAAAGGAAGTTGATCAGGACTTAACTATCGCACGAAAGTGGACTTCACTTTAA
- the LOC137828456 gene encoding trihelix transcription factor ASR3-like isoform X2 — MALEQELSLGQSRNPNPVDGVDVRGEGGDEGGKAPRLPRWTRQEILVLIQGKRDAENKFRRGRTAGLPLGSGQVEPKWASVSSYCRKHGVNRGPVQCRKRWSNLAGDYKKIREWESQLREDSDSFWVMRNDLRRDRKLPGFFDKEVYDILDSGSQAPPPLPLALPSPPSITVTVCKDMDMDSKRGSAPAPSPAPADPAEPHLYDSNRSVPVEDGLFSDFEQDEFSASPEKKDILPPSNRDFPAPIPLSGVTNEKRRTPNPEMGSSSQGERKRKRLASDGGEESLQIHLIDVLERNGKMLSAQLEAQNINFQLDREQRKVHGSNLVAVLDKLADALGRIADKL, encoded by the exons ATGGCTTTAGAGCAGGAATTGTCGCTGGGTCAGAGTAGGAATCCGAACCCAGTTGACGGCGTGGATGTTCGGGGGGAGGGTGGAGATGAGGGAGGGAAAGCCCCGAGACTGCCTCGGTGGACAAGGCAAGAAATTCTGGTTCTGATACAGGGAAAGAGAGACGCTGAGAACAAGTTCAGGAGGGGTCGAACGGCCGGATTGCCATTAGGGTCGGGTCAGGTCGAGCCCAAATGGGCTTCAGTTTCTTCCTACTGCAGAAAGCATGGAGTCAACAGAGGTCCTGTTCAGTGCCGGAAAAGGTGGAGCAATTTGGCCGGAGACTACAAGAAGATCAGAGAATGGGAGTCTCAGCTAAGGGAGGACTCCGATTCCTTTTGGGTCATGAGAAACGATTTAAGGAGAGACAGGAAATTGCCCGGTTTTTTCGACAAGGAGGTTTATGATATTCTCGATTCAGGCTCCCAAGCTCCTCCGCCGTTGCCTCTCGCTCTTCCGTCGCCTCCATCAATCACAGTAACGGTCTGCAAGGACATGGACATGGACTCCAAAAGAGGGTCTGCCCCTGCCCCTTCCCCTGCCCCTGCTGATCCTGCGGAGCCTCATCTCTATGATAGTAATCGCAGTGTGCCTGTTGAGGATGGCTTGTTCTCAGATTTTGAACAAGATGAATTCTCTGCCAGTCCTGAGAAAAAGGACATTTTGCCGCCCTCCAACAGGGACTTTCCTGCTCCCATTCCTCTATCAG GTGTGACTAACGAGAAACGGAGAACTCCAAATCCAGAAATGGGTTCAAGTTCTCAAGGAGAGCGGAAAAGGAAGCGATTAGCAAGTGATGGAGGGGAGGAGAGTTTGCAAATTCATTTAATTGATGTCTTAGAAAGAAATGGGAAGATGCTAAGTGCTCAACTTGAAGCGCAGAATATAAATTTCCAGTTGGATCGTGAGCAGCGGAAAGTCCATGGTAGTAATTTGGTTGCTGTGCTTGATAAGCTTGCAGATGCTCTAGGGAGAATCGCTGATAAATTATAG
- the LOC137828445 gene encoding DNA repair RAD52-like protein 2, chloroplastic, producing MASAVAPKIIWFSFLNSRRKEGFEAGFGKRNFGVKDRHGSLTLKCGIERSSNGSDGKKGGVSNSNYVVPLDNSSPFSNSSCITRPLAEILRDLNKRIPDTIVKAHVPGDPSASTFIPWYHANRMLSFYAPGWCGEIRDVIFSDNGSVTVVYRLTVRGSDGEAYRESTGTISPSDGSIVDPVSAAEEIAFCKACARFGLGLYLYHED from the exons ATGGCTTCTGCGGTTGCGCCTAAGATAATTTGGTTCTCATTTTTGAACAGTAGAAGGAAAGAAGGTTTTGAAGCAGGGTTTGGGAAAAGGAATTTTGGGGTAAAGGATCGCCATGGTAGCCTCACCCTTAAGTGTGGTATCGAGCGAAGCAGCAACGGCAGCGATGGAAAGAAAGGAGGCGTATCTAATTCCAATTACGTGGTGCCGTTGGACAATTCCTCTCCCTTCTCCAACTCCTCCTGCATAACACGTCCTTTAGCCGAGATACTCCGAGACCTCAATAAAAGAATCCCTGATACTATTGTCAAAGCTCATGTTCCTGGCGATCCTTCTGCTTCCACCTTCATCCCCTG GTATCATGCCAACAGGATGTTGAGCTTCTATGCCCCGG GATGGTGTGGCGAGATACGTGATGTCATTTTCTCTGACAATGGCAGTGTAACTGTGGTATATCGCCTTACCGTACGTGGATCTGATGGAGAG GCATATCGTGAATCAACTGGGACAATTTCACCCAGTGATGGCTCCATCGTCGATCCAGTTTCAGCTGCTGAGGAAATTGCTTTCTGCAAGGCTTGTGCCCGGTTTGGTCTTGGCTTGTATTTGTATCATGAAGATTGA